Proteins from a genomic interval of Nocardia sp. BMG51109:
- a CDS encoding carbon-phosphorus lyase complex subunit PhnI, with protein sequence MGYSGARGGLAAILAAEDLVRHARDHAPAPWAPTGQITARFRLAVDRVMGEGGLYHEPTAAAALRQAEGDTLEAAHLVRAYRSTLPRLAVSEPADPDEMTVLRRIVPAFRDPGGPQLLGRTTDYTGRLLEQPQAQPDSPADGPEPAPERTAEQRRPGRFLDLLRKMDLVADQRLRDDPDPVDITRTPARPPAARSAVLASMARAETGGLVGLWYRSILGPDGDVHEVTLGEVRHGRIPLRVRHPHTGNPVRLGEFRASEAEAIENLDGADEDRSKLDVGYGLCFGHNERKVIAMANLDIANRRFGRTGPLEQLLLLTTDGLDSTGFLEHLKLPHYVTFRSIVERKQAVRAALDAGEEPDERVAEPFGKEC encoded by the coding sequence ATGGGGTATTCGGGAGCGCGCGGCGGGCTGGCGGCCATCCTCGCCGCGGAAGATCTGGTGCGCCACGCCCGCGACCACGCCCCGGCGCCGTGGGCGCCGACCGGGCAGATCACCGCCCGGTTCCGCCTGGCGGTGGACCGGGTGATGGGGGAGGGCGGCCTCTACCACGAGCCGACCGCCGCGGCGGCGCTGCGGCAGGCCGAGGGCGACACCCTCGAGGCCGCGCACCTGGTACGGGCGTACCGGTCCACATTGCCGCGGCTGGCGGTCAGCGAGCCCGCCGATCCGGACGAGATGACGGTGCTGCGCCGCATCGTGCCCGCATTCCGCGACCCGGGCGGCCCGCAATTGCTGGGCCGCACCACCGACTACACCGGCCGCCTGCTCGAACAGCCGCAGGCACAACCGGATTCGCCGGCGGACGGTCCCGAACCGGCGCCCGAGCGCACAGCCGAGCAGCGCCGGCCGGGCCGGTTCCTCGACCTGCTGCGCAAGATGGACCTCGTCGCCGATCAGCGCCTGCGCGACGATCCGGACCCGGTCGACATCACCCGGACCCCGGCCCGCCCGCCGGCCGCGCGGTCGGCGGTGCTGGCGTCGATGGCGCGCGCGGAGACCGGCGGCCTCGTCGGCCTGTGGTACCGGTCGATCCTCGGCCCGGACGGCGACGTCCACGAGGTGACGCTGGGCGAGGTCCGGCACGGCCGGATCCCGCTGCGGGTGCGCCACCCGCACACCGGAAATCCCGTGCGGCTGGGCGAGTTCCGGGCCTCCGAGGCCGAGGCGATCGAGAACCTGGACGGCGCCGACGAGGACCGCAGCAAGCTCGACGTCGGCTACGGGCTGTGCTTCGGCCACAACGAGCGCAAGGTGATCGCGATGGCCAACCTGGACATCGCCAACCGCCGCTTCGGCCGCACCGGCCCGCTGGAACAGCTGCTGCTGCTCACCACGGACGGACTGGATTCCACCGGATTCCTGGAACACCTGAAGCTGCCGCACTACGTCACGTTCCGCTCGATCGTGGAACGCAAGCAGGCCGTGCGGGCCGCCCTCGACGCCGGCGAGGAACCGGACGAGCGGGTCGCCGAACCCTTCGGAAAGGAATGCTGA
- the phnH gene encoding phosphonate C-P lyase system protein PhnH encodes MTGVVLDRIAAATLRPDESRQVFRAVLDALSRPGRIEQLPAERLPATPAALLPVLALADLGTGVAVLDDGAAWAEVIGVVTSAPEAPLGTARFVAATRTPSPGELREACRGRALAPEEGALVCFPVPDLDSTDLGGTAPGGTGVGSAGIAGVGGTALAGEKVGVTGVGGTNAVGAEWILSGPGVPGRRALSGPDGALVAARAEAVAGFPAGIDLLLITPDGRMAGIPRTTVIEGKDL; translated from the coding sequence ATGACCGGAGTCGTGCTGGACCGGATCGCCGCGGCGACGTTGCGCCCGGATGAGTCCCGGCAGGTGTTCCGCGCGGTATTGGACGCGCTGTCGCGGCCCGGCCGGATCGAACAACTGCCGGCCGAACGTCTTCCCGCGACACCCGCGGCGCTGCTGCCGGTGCTGGCGCTGGCCGATCTCGGCACCGGCGTCGCGGTGCTCGACGACGGCGCGGCCTGGGCGGAGGTGATCGGAGTGGTCACGTCCGCACCCGAGGCGCCGCTGGGTACCGCCCGTTTCGTCGCCGCGACCCGGACACCGAGCCCCGGCGAACTGCGTGAGGCATGCCGAGGCCGAGCCCTCGCCCCGGAGGAGGGCGCCCTCGTCTGCTTCCCGGTGCCCGACCTCGACAGCACCGACCTCGGCGGCACCGCACCCGGTGGCACCGGAGTCGGCAGTGCCGGAATCGCTGGTGTCGGCGGCACGGCCCTCGCCGGTGAGAAAGTCGGCGTTACCGGAGTCGGCGGAACGAATGCCGTTGGTGCGGAATGGATCCTGTCCGGGCCCGGTGTCCCCGGCCGCCGCGCGCTGTCCGGCCCGGACGGTGCGCTGGTGGCGGCGCGGGCCGAGGCGGTGGCCGGTTTCCCGGCCGGTATCGATCTGCTGCTGATCACTCCGGACGGGCGGATGGCCGGGATCCCCCGCACGACCGTCATCGAAGGAAAGGATCTCTGA
- a CDS encoding phosphonate C-P lyase system protein PhnG yields MTDALSREQRCALLAEAERDELVALADECLADGAPVRVLTGPVVGVVVAQVREPVLAERFLLGDVLACRAEVELSGRRGWSMRLGDDRAATLAAAVLDAEVEAARPAAGRVDDLCHTVARRRTEREAAEWAEIAPTIVEFEELT; encoded by the coding sequence ATGACGGATGCCCTGAGCCGCGAACAGCGGTGTGCGCTGCTCGCCGAGGCCGAACGGGACGAGCTGGTCGCGCTGGCCGACGAATGCCTCGCCGACGGCGCCCCCGTGCGCGTGCTGACCGGTCCCGTGGTCGGCGTGGTCGTCGCGCAGGTCCGGGAACCCGTTCTGGCGGAACGGTTTCTGCTGGGCGACGTGCTCGCCTGCCGCGCCGAGGTCGAGCTGTCCGGGCGGCGCGGCTGGTCGATGCGCCTGGGTGACGACCGCGCCGCGACCCTGGCCGCCGCGGTGCTCGACGCGGAGGTCGAGGCCGCCCGCCCGGCCGCCGGGCGCGTCGACGACCTGTGCCACACGGTCGCGCGGCGGCGCACCGAGCGAGAGGCCGCGGAATGGGCCGAAATCGCCCCCACGATCGTCGAATTCGAGGAGCTGACATGA
- a CDS encoding GntR family transcriptional regulator, protein MIGYLEIADTVAAELHGSAPGTRVASEPELAGRFGVGRAAARSALQELERRLLVRRVQGAGTFVNSRIDYVISRTRPPSWHATVEAAGATPRSVVRDVERVDLPEAVATRLEREPGTPAHRVIREFYIDDLLAAWTEEWIPVDVVPNLDTALQVVDSIDAVLRQMGRVVPIRAWYRVSLEMPPPHVLRELRVESSCPVYMGESLSRDADSGRVLMTSVGWTRADAVRVIVELSETILEEHR, encoded by the coding sequence GTGATTGGTTATCTGGAGATCGCGGACACGGTCGCCGCCGAACTGCACGGTTCCGCGCCGGGCACGCGGGTCGCGAGCGAGCCCGAACTGGCCGGCCGGTTCGGGGTGGGCCGGGCGGCCGCTCGGTCGGCGTTGCAGGAATTGGAGCGCCGCCTGCTGGTCCGCCGGGTGCAGGGCGCGGGGACGTTCGTCAACTCGCGCATCGACTATGTCATCTCACGCACCCGGCCGCCGTCGTGGCACGCGACCGTCGAGGCCGCCGGCGCGACACCCCGGTCGGTGGTGCGGGATGTCGAGCGGGTCGATCTGCCCGAGGCCGTCGCGACGCGGCTCGAACGGGAGCCGGGCACGCCCGCGCACCGCGTGATCCGCGAGTTCTACATCGACGACCTGCTGGCCGCCTGGACCGAGGAGTGGATCCCGGTCGATGTCGTGCCCAATCTGGACACCGCCCTGCAGGTCGTCGACTCGATCGACGCGGTGCTGCGGCAGATGGGCCGGGTCGTCCCGATCCGCGCGTGGTACCGGGTGAGCCTGGAGATGCCGCCCCCGCACGTGCTGCGCGAGCTGCGGGTGGAGTCGAGCTGCCCCGTGTACATGGGCGAGAGCCTCAGCCGCGACGCGGACAGCGGCCGGGTTCTGATGACCAGCGTCGGCTGGACCAGGGCGGATGCCGTCCGGGTGATCGTCGAGCTGTCCGAAACGATTCTGGAGGAACACCGATGA
- a CDS encoding response regulator, whose protein sequence is MTTYRLSPDRAQQPHISRHVSGPGLGRVLVVETYATTAEMALMVLSAAGYDAMRSTSAQQAVAAAQWWRPDLVLLDLILPDLPGVQACRLLHDQSPAPIMIMSTETDPEVISAAIAVGACEYLPKPFRTGELLTRIHSRLHD, encoded by the coding sequence ATGACTACATATCGCCTTTCGCCCGATCGGGCGCAGCAACCGCATATTTCCCGGCACGTTTCCGGCCCGGGGCTCGGCCGGGTGCTGGTGGTGGAAACCTATGCGACGACCGCCGAAATGGCGCTGATGGTGCTGTCCGCGGCCGGTTACGACGCGATGCGCAGCACATCCGCGCAGCAGGCCGTCGCCGCCGCGCAATGGTGGCGTCCCGACCTCGTCCTGCTCGATCTGATCCTGCCCGACCTGCCCGGCGTGCAAGCGTGCAGGCTGCTGCACGATCAGTCGCCCGCGCCGATCATGATCATGTCCACCGAGACCGACCCGGAGGTGATCTCGGCGGCCATAGCGGTCGGCGCGTGCGAATATTTGCCCAAGCCTTTCCGTACCGGGGAGCTGCTCACTCGTATTCACTCCCGCCTGCACGACTAG
- the phnE gene encoding phosphonate ABC transporter, permease protein PhnE — MTVRTLDRPKAAPVAGTLVLLALFALAAWAVGDLRINAATMIDSAGNAADFAERMFPLDFPPVGELLGLAGKTLAIVVCATLLSVVLSLVLAVLAAGNTTPNGAARFGARAVIVAARALPDVVLAIVFFRVFGFGALAGVLAMGLHSVGMVGKLYADAIEQIDEGPRAAVRAGGAASGQELVAGVLPQVLPALVATALHRLDINLRISVVLGFVGVDGLGFAISTSLQQLDYRRGMALALIVLVLCVLVELLSGAVRRALLRPSTTVPPPLRPDQVSPQWTAGRIRKTAYAALTVLVVLASIQGAGLSMGQFFGALGDLGDSIGLFWPPKFIPGLLDDLWVTVKIALAATLLGAVLAVPLGALAARNVAPRVARGFRLVIVVVRGIPELVLAIVFVVISGLGAVAGALALAVGAVGLLGKLIADSLEEVDPGVEEAVRATGAGRWQAFFSATLPQAAPAFVAHVLYQLDTNIRSATLLGIVGAGGIGFDLLTASRVLEFGVVTAILLLVFAVVMAVELLAVWLRRVVR, encoded by the coding sequence ATGACCGTTCGCACGCTGGACCGGCCGAAGGCCGCGCCGGTAGCCGGGACGCTCGTGCTGCTGGCGTTGTTCGCGCTGGCCGCGTGGGCGGTCGGCGACCTGCGGATCAACGCCGCGACGATGATCGACAGCGCCGGCAACGCCGCGGACTTCGCCGAGCGGATGTTCCCGCTCGACTTCCCGCCCGTCGGGGAGCTGCTGGGGCTCGCCGGGAAGACGCTGGCCATCGTCGTGTGCGCGACGCTGCTGTCGGTCGTGCTCAGCCTCGTGCTCGCCGTCCTCGCGGCGGGGAACACGACCCCGAACGGCGCCGCGCGGTTCGGCGCGCGGGCGGTCATCGTGGCGGCCCGCGCCCTGCCGGACGTGGTGCTCGCGATCGTGTTCTTCCGGGTGTTCGGGTTCGGCGCGCTCGCCGGGGTGCTGGCGATGGGCCTGCACTCGGTGGGCATGGTCGGCAAGCTCTACGCGGACGCGATCGAGCAGATCGACGAGGGCCCGCGGGCCGCCGTGCGCGCGGGTGGCGCCGCCTCCGGGCAGGAGCTCGTGGCGGGAGTGCTGCCGCAGGTGCTGCCCGCGCTCGTGGCGACCGCCCTGCACCGGCTGGATATCAATCTGCGGATCTCGGTGGTGCTCGGCTTCGTCGGTGTCGACGGGCTCGGTTTCGCCATCTCCACGTCGCTCCAGCAGCTGGACTACCGGCGCGGGATGGCGCTGGCGCTGATCGTGCTGGTGCTGTGCGTGCTGGTCGAGCTGCTGTCCGGGGCGGTCCGCCGAGCCCTGCTGCGCCCGAGCACCACCGTTCCGCCGCCGCTGCGGCCGGACCAGGTGAGTCCGCAGTGGACGGCGGGGCGGATCCGGAAGACCGCGTACGCGGCGCTGACCGTGCTCGTCGTGCTGGCCTCGATCCAGGGCGCCGGACTGTCGATGGGGCAGTTCTTCGGCGCGCTGGGCGATCTCGGGGATTCGATCGGCCTGTTCTGGCCGCCGAAGTTCATCCCCGGCCTGCTCGACGACCTGTGGGTGACGGTCAAGATCGCGCTCGCCGCCACCCTGCTGGGTGCGGTGCTGGCGGTGCCGCTCGGCGCGCTGGCCGCCCGGAACGTGGCGCCGCGCGTCGCTCGCGGGTTCCGGTTGGTGATCGTCGTCGTCCGGGGCATCCCCGAACTGGTGCTGGCGATCGTGTTCGTGGTGATCAGCGGGCTCGGCGCGGTCGCGGGCGCGCTCGCGCTGGCGGTCGGCGCCGTCGGATTGCTCGGCAAGCTGATCGCCGATTCGCTGGAGGAAGTCGACCCGGGCGTCGAGGAGGCGGTGCGCGCCACCGGCGCGGGTCGCTGGCAGGCATTCTTCTCCGCGACGTTGCCGCAGGCCGCACCGGCATTCGTCGCGCACGTGCTCTATCAGCTCGACACCAATATCCGCTCGGCCACGCTGCTGGGCATCGTCGGCGCGGGCGGGATCGGATTCGATCTGCTCACCGCGTCCCGGGTGCTGGAGTTCGGCGTCGTCACGGCGATTCTGCTGCTCGTGTTCGCGGTCGTGATGGCCGTCGAACTGCTCGCCGTCTGGCTGCGCCGCGTCGTCCGCTGA
- the phnC gene encoding phosphonate ABC transporter ATP-binding protein: MHDRVENAVEFAGVTKRFGHTVALEDVSFDVRRGEVVVLLGLSGSGKSTLLRHVDGLHTPTGGRVLALGTDVGEARGTRLRDLRRRIGFVFQQFHLVGSLSVLENVCTGALGRLRGPRLGLISYPRSVRLEAVEQLERVGLGPQVFQRADTLSGGQQQRVAVARALMQRPEILLADEPVASLDPESSAQVMRLIRDIAVERNLTVLCSLHQVELALAWADRIVGLRSGRVVLDGPAHSLGSGAVSAVYGEVPLAATA; the protein is encoded by the coding sequence ATGCACGACCGCGTAGAGAATGCCGTCGAGTTCGCGGGTGTGACCAAGCGCTTCGGTCACACGGTCGCGCTGGAGGACGTGTCGTTCGACGTCCGGCGGGGCGAGGTGGTCGTGCTGCTCGGCCTGTCCGGATCCGGGAAGTCGACGCTGCTGCGGCACGTCGACGGCCTGCACACCCCGACCGGCGGCCGGGTGCTCGCGCTGGGGACCGACGTGGGCGAGGCGCGCGGCACGCGGCTGCGCGATCTGCGCCGCCGGATCGGGTTCGTCTTCCAGCAGTTCCATCTCGTCGGCAGCCTGTCGGTGCTGGAGAACGTGTGCACCGGCGCGCTCGGCCGGCTGCGCGGGCCGCGGCTCGGCCTGATCAGCTATCCGAGGTCGGTCCGGCTGGAGGCCGTGGAGCAGCTGGAACGGGTGGGCCTGGGGCCCCAGGTGTTCCAGCGCGCCGACACGCTGTCCGGCGGTCAGCAGCAGCGGGTCGCGGTCGCCCGGGCCCTCATGCAGCGGCCGGAGATCCTGCTCGCCGACGAGCCGGTCGCCTCCCTGGACCCCGAATCCTCGGCGCAGGTGATGCGGCTGATCCGGGACATCGCGGTGGAGCGGAACCTGACCGTGCTGTGCAGCCTGCACCAGGTCGAGCTGGCGCTGGCCTGGGCGGACCGGATCGTGGGGCTGCGTTCGGGGCGGGTCGTGCTGGACGGGCCCGCGCACAGCCTGGGCTCCGGTGCGGTATCGGCCGTCTACGGTGAGGTCCCGCTGGCGGCCACCGCATGA
- a CDS encoding phosphate/phosphite/phosphonate ABC transporter substrate-binding protein: MGYQWWRGVALAGAALLLSACGQSAVNDGGGDSRNPDELVFAAIPSENASSVQASFQNVIDLLQKETGKTVRFQQATNYAAVIEAQRSGKVDIAQYGPLSYVVARNTGVEATAIAAQVQEKGLPPGYRSYGVVETGSPIRDLAGFKGKKICFVDPNSTSGTLYPRAGLVDAGVNPDTDITAVMAGGHDASALGVATGQCDAGFAYDTMVDKQLIEKGQLKPGDLTTVWKSEIIAGSPVAVSDDLDPALKEKVATVFQQQANVDYLETSGVCKPGEKCEVDDAGDWGYAKVDDAFFDTVRHVCDVTKAEQCTTA; encoded by the coding sequence ATGGGCTATCAGTGGTGGCGCGGCGTGGCGCTGGCCGGAGCGGCGTTGCTGCTCTCGGCCTGCGGCCAGAGCGCGGTGAACGACGGCGGCGGCGACTCGCGCAATCCCGATGAACTGGTGTTCGCCGCGATTCCGAGCGAGAACGCGTCGAGCGTGCAGGCGAGTTTCCAGAACGTGATCGACCTGCTGCAGAAGGAGACCGGCAAGACCGTCCGGTTCCAGCAGGCCACCAACTACGCGGCCGTGATCGAGGCGCAGCGCAGCGGCAAGGTCGACATCGCGCAGTACGGGCCACTGTCCTACGTGGTCGCGCGCAACACCGGCGTCGAGGCGACGGCGATCGCCGCGCAGGTGCAGGAGAAGGGCCTGCCGCCCGGATACCGCTCCTACGGCGTGGTCGAGACCGGCTCGCCCATCCGGGACCTGGCCGGGTTCAAGGGCAAGAAGATCTGCTTCGTCGACCCGAACTCGACCTCGGGCACCCTCTACCCGCGGGCCGGTCTCGTCGATGCCGGCGTCAACCCCGACACCGACATCACCGCGGTGATGGCGGGCGGGCACGACGCGTCGGCGCTCGGTGTCGCCACGGGGCAGTGCGACGCCGGATTCGCCTACGACACGATGGTCGACAAGCAGCTGATCGAGAAGGGCCAGCTGAAGCCCGGCGACCTGACCACGGTGTGGAAGTCGGAGATCATCGCCGGTTCGCCGGTGGCGGTCAGCGACGACCTGGATCCGGCGCTGAAGGAGAAGGTGGCCACGGTCTTCCAGCAGCAGGCCAACGTCGACTATCTCGAGACGAGCGGGGTCTGCAAGCCCGGCGAGAAGTGTGAGGTCGACGACGCCGGCGACTGGGGCTACGCGAAGGTCGACGACGCATTCTTCGACACCGTCCGACACGTGTGTGACGTCACGAAGGCCGAACAATGCACGACCGCGTAG
- a CDS encoding maleylpyruvate isomerase N-terminal domain-containing protein: MDAFSRSWAALRTAVADLPDEDFARPSGCTGWLVRDLVCHLIIDAQDVLITLVTPAYAAPTRDEVSYWEVTDTPPTGDHPLDALTVRLAAAYREPSLLKFHLDDVGSAAGRAAELADPNLSVGTRDMILTAGDYLRTYVLEWTLHHLDLIAHLPHAAEPPEEGLARARRLLEKIAGTAFPESLPDKDALLIGTGRRAPTDAERTELGDLAAQLPFILG, encoded by the coding sequence GTGGACGCTTTCTCTCGTTCCTGGGCAGCCCTGCGCACGGCGGTTGCGGACCTTCCCGACGAGGACTTCGCCCGCCCGTCCGGATGTACGGGCTGGCTGGTGCGGGACCTGGTGTGCCACTTGATCATCGACGCGCAGGACGTGCTGATCACGCTCGTGACACCGGCGTACGCCGCGCCGACCCGCGACGAGGTGAGCTACTGGGAGGTCACCGATACGCCGCCGACGGGCGACCACCCGCTCGACGCGCTGACCGTCCGGCTGGCCGCCGCGTACCGGGAGCCGAGCCTGCTGAAATTCCACCTCGACGATGTCGGCTCTGCGGCCGGGCGCGCCGCCGAACTCGCCGATCCGAACCTGTCGGTCGGCACCCGCGACATGATCCTCACGGCGGGCGACTACCTCCGCACCTACGTCCTGGAGTGGACGCTGCACCACCTCGACCTGATCGCGCATCTCCCGCACGCGGCCGAACCACCCGAGGAAGGGCTGGCACGGGCCCGCAGACTACTGGAGAAGATCGCCGGGACGGCGTTCCCGGAGTCGCTGCCGGACAAGGACGCCCTGCTGATCGGCACGGGCCGGCGGGCCCCGACCGATGCGGAGCGGACCGAACTGGGCGACCTGGCGGCGCAACTCCCGTTCATCCTGGGCTGA
- a CDS encoding ABC transporter substrate-binding protein — MRCPAAVFAALLVLLTTGCSTSGPDRAAAPGAGGHPMTLTNCGHRVTVDAPPRRAVALNQGSAEILLSLGLADRMAGTATWTDPVRANLAEANARVPRLADNNPSFEVVLDTEPDFVSASFGGTLGPGGVAERDRFERLGVPTYLSPTDCDGMDDNSVNADGNRTRPLTMEAIYREVRELAAVFDVRERGERLVTELRTRYEAAAGRIAASRASLAFWFADTNTPYVAGCCGSSGIITHAVGARNVFEDTTNEWPQVSWETVLDRDPAALVLADLSRRTITGDGLDSKISFLESDPVTARLSAVRDRRYIVVGGADLNPSIRTVDGVEKVSAALEQWGYGT, encoded by the coding sequence ATGCGCTGTCCTGCCGCGGTTTTCGCCGCACTTCTCGTTCTGCTGACGACCGGTTGCTCGACCTCCGGTCCCGACCGGGCGGCGGCGCCCGGCGCGGGCGGCCACCCGATGACCCTCACCAACTGCGGACACCGGGTGACCGTCGACGCGCCGCCGCGGCGCGCGGTCGCGCTCAACCAGGGCTCGGCGGAGATCCTGTTGTCGCTCGGCCTCGCCGATCGCATGGCCGGCACCGCGACCTGGACCGATCCCGTGCGCGCGAATCTCGCCGAGGCCAACGCCCGGGTGCCGCGCCTGGCCGACAACAATCCGTCCTTCGAGGTCGTCCTCGACACCGAACCCGATTTCGTCTCCGCGTCGTTCGGCGGCACCCTCGGTCCCGGCGGGGTCGCCGAGCGCGACCGGTTCGAGCGGCTGGGCGTGCCGACCTACCTGTCGCCGACCGACTGCGACGGCATGGACGACAACAGCGTCAACGCCGACGGCAACCGCACCCGACCACTGACGATGGAGGCGATCTACCGGGAAGTCCGGGAGCTGGCGGCGGTGTTCGATGTCCGCGAGCGCGGCGAGCGGCTGGTGACCGAGCTGCGCACCCGCTACGAGGCGGCCGCCGGCCGGATCGCGGCGAGCCGGGCATCGCTGGCGTTCTGGTTCGCCGATACGAATACCCCCTACGTCGCGGGCTGCTGCGGTTCGTCGGGCATCATCACGCACGCCGTCGGCGCCCGAAACGTGTTCGAGGACACCACGAACGAGTGGCCGCAGGTGAGCTGGGAGACCGTGCTCGACCGCGATCCGGCCGCCCTGGTACTCGCCGACCTGAGCCGCCGCACGATCACCGGCGACGGCCTGGACAGCAAGATCTCCTTTCTCGAATCCGACCCCGTCACAGCGCGTCTGAGTGCCGTGCGCGACCGCCGCTACATCGTGGTGGGCGGCGCCGATCTGAATCCGTCGATCCGCACCGTCGACGGCGTCGAGAAGGTGTCGGCCGCGCTGGAGCAGTGGGGTTACGGAACGTGA
- a CDS encoding iron ABC transporter permease: protein MTTVLCGLLVLGLSIAVTVTVGPAELSVGDVYAVLFDRLGVGAAEVSPIRAGIVWELRLPRALLAALCGAGLGMCGVIMQSLLRNPLADPFVLGISSGASTGAVAIAVLGLGGGTVSLSTGAFAGALVSFGAVLGLAAAAGGGTARVVLAGVAITQLFSALTSVVVLSSADAERTRGVLFWMLGSLAGADWTDVAAAAAVCAAGFALCLWQAPTLDAFTFGAATAATLGIAVARARLLLLAVTALITAVLVSAAGAIGFVGLVLPHAARLLAGPRHSRLLPVTAVLGAVFLVWVDALARTVFAPQEVPVGVVTALIGVPAFALLLLRTRSTV, encoded by the coding sequence GTGACGACGGTGCTGTGCGGGTTGCTCGTGCTGGGTCTCTCGATCGCGGTGACGGTCACCGTCGGCCCGGCCGAGCTGTCCGTCGGTGATGTGTACGCGGTGCTGTTCGACCGGCTGGGCGTCGGTGCCGCGGAGGTGTCGCCGATCCGCGCGGGCATCGTCTGGGAACTGCGCCTTCCGCGCGCCCTGCTGGCCGCGCTGTGCGGTGCCGGTCTGGGGATGTGCGGCGTGATCATGCAGTCGCTGCTGCGCAATCCGCTCGCCGACCCGTTCGTGCTGGGCATCTCCTCGGGCGCCTCCACCGGAGCGGTGGCGATCGCGGTGCTCGGCCTCGGCGGCGGCACAGTGTCGCTGTCCACCGGGGCGTTCGCCGGGGCGCTGGTGTCCTTCGGCGCCGTGCTCGGCCTGGCCGCGGCCGCGGGTGGCGGCACCGCCCGGGTGGTGCTGGCCGGTGTCGCGATCACCCAGCTGTTCTCCGCGCTGACCTCGGTCGTCGTCTTGTCCTCGGCCGATGCCGAACGCACCCGCGGCGTGCTGTTCTGGATGCTCGGCTCGCTGGCCGGGGCCGACTGGACCGATGTCGCGGCGGCCGCGGCGGTGTGCGCCGCCGGGTTCGCGCTGTGCCTGTGGCAGGCGCCGACCCTCGACGCGTTCACCTTCGGCGCCGCCACCGCGGCCACCCTCGGCATCGCGGTGGCCCGCGCCCGGCTGCTGCTCCTGGCCGTGACCGCGCTGATCACCGCGGTCCTGGTCAGCGCGGCCGGGGCGATCGGATTCGTCGGGCTCGTCCTGCCGCACGCCGCGCGCCTGCTCGCCGGGCCCCGGCACAGCCGGCTGCTGCCGGTGACGGCCGTGCTCGGGGCGGTGTTCCTGGTGTGGGTGGATGCGTTGGCGCGCACCGTCTTCGCGCCGCAGGAGGTGCCCGTCGGGGTCGTCACCGCGCTGATCGGCGTGCCCGCCTTCGCGCTGCTGCTCCTGCGGACGAGGAGCACCGTATGA
- a CDS encoding ABC transporter ATP-binding protein gives MTLEARHLEWTRGGTLVIDGVSIAPEPGRTVGLLGPNGSGKSSLLRLLAGLARPDRGAITLDGSDVHRLGRRPLARRIALVGQHAHTDVDVAVRDVVRLGRIPHRDLFGRDGEEEAAIDAALAATGLTGYARRTWHTLSGGEQQRAQIARALAQQPSELLLDEPTNHLDIAHQLDILELVTRLPLTAVVALHDLNLAAMFCDHVLVLDRGRVAAHGSPADTLTEHLVEQVYGVRATVTVANGVPRVHYRRPARAADPPEDPAHTATPGTTTGGSAVPP, from the coding sequence ATGACGCTGGAGGCGCGCCACCTGGAGTGGACCCGCGGCGGGACGCTCGTCATCGACGGGGTGAGTATCGCCCCGGAGCCCGGCCGGACCGTAGGACTGTTGGGCCCCAACGGATCCGGCAAGTCCTCGCTGCTGCGGCTGCTGGCCGGACTCGCCCGGCCCGACCGCGGCGCCATCACCCTGGACGGCTCCGACGTGCATCGGCTCGGCCGGCGTCCGCTGGCCCGGCGCATCGCCCTGGTCGGCCAGCATGCGCATACCGATGTCGATGTCGCCGTGCGAGATGTGGTGCGGCTCGGCAGGATTCCGCATCGCGACCTGTTCGGACGCGACGGCGAGGAGGAAGCCGCGATCGATGCCGCCCTGGCCGCCACCGGCCTCACCGGATATGCGCGGCGGACCTGGCACACGCTGTCGGGCGGCGAACAGCAGCGCGCCCAGATCGCCCGCGCCCTCGCCCAGCAGCCGAGCGAACTGCTCCTCGACGAACCCACCAACCACCTCGACATCGCCCATCAACTCGACATCCTGGAGCTGGTCACCCGCCTGCCGCTCACCGCCGTCGTCGCCCTGCACGACCTCAACCTGGCCGCCATGTTCTGCGACCACGTGCTGGTCCTCGACCGCGGCCGGGTCGCCGCCCACGGCAGCCCCGCCGACACCCTGACCGAACACCTCGTGGAACAGGTCTACGGCGTGCGGGCCACGGTCACGGTCGCGAACGGCGTTCCGCGGGTGCACTACCGCCGCCCCGCCCGGGCCGCGGATCCACCGGAAGACCCGGCTCACACCGCAACGCCCGGTACCACGACCGGCGGTTCCGCCGTTCCGCCGTGA